A genomic stretch from Engraulis encrasicolus isolate BLACKSEA-1 chromosome 10, IST_EnEncr_1.0, whole genome shotgun sequence includes:
- the LOC134457346 gene encoding glucose-induced degradation protein 8-B homolog has product MSYADKPDDMTREEWMEKINNVHIQRADMNKLIMNYLVTEGFKEAAEKFRMESGIEPTLDLDSLDERIKIREMLLKGQIQEAIALINSLHPELLDTNRYLYFHLQQQHLIELIRLRETEAALEFAQSHLAEQGEESRECLTEMERTLALLAFDNPEESPFGDLLNMMQRQKVWSEVNQAVLDYENREPTPKLAKLLKLLLWVQNELDQKKVKYPKMTDLSKGTIEDPK; this is encoded by the exons ATGAGTTATGCCGACAAGCCGGATGATATGACTAGAGAGGAGTGGATGGAGAAGATCAACAATGTCCACATACAGCGAGCAGACATGAACAAACTCATCATGAATTACCTCGtaacag aggGTTTCAAGGAGGCTGCAGAGAAGTTTCGCATGGAGTCAGGAATCGAGCCCACCTTAGATTTGGACTCCCTGGATGAGAGGATAAAGATACGTGAGATGCTTCTGAAGGGGCAGATCCAGGAGGCCATTGCCCTCATCAATAGTCTTCACCCAGAACTACTCGACACCAACCGATACCTTTACTTCCATCTGCAG CAGCAGCACCTGATCGAGCTGATTCGGCTGCGAGAGACGGAGGCGGCCCTGGAGTTTGCCCAGTCCCACCTGGCGGAGCAGGGCGAGGAGAGCCGCGAGTGCCTGACCGAGATGGAGCGCACCCTGGCCCTGCTGGCCTTCGACAACCCAGAGGAATCTCCCTTCGGAGACCTGCTCAACATGATGCAGAGGCAGAAG GTGTGGAGTGAGGTGAACCAGGCGGTGCTGGACTATGAGAACCGTGAGCCGACCCCGAAGCTGGCCAAGCTGTTGAAACTGCTGCTGTGGGTGCAGAACGAGCTGGACCAGAAGAAGGTCAAGTACCCCAAGATGACGGACCTCAGCAAGGGCACCATCGAGGACCCCAAGTAA
- the LOC134457344 gene encoding voltage-gated purine nucleotide uniporter SLC17A9-like, which yields MAILQKHGKNSSPDLASLKENPADNFGAAGCQKKWAESSSHWPRPVARVWTVVLLLGTCLLYCARVAMPICAVTMAEKFQWTKRESGMVLGSFFWGYCFTQVIGGYMSDRVGGEKVMLLSAAAWGAMTAFTPILAHFCSQPIVSMTLARFLMGLLQGVHYPSLASLCSQKVVDSERGFLMSTVGSGSYLGTLVIGGAGSLMLDLYGWESVFYVAGLLSVLWAYCMWKYLLKGEGPIITLESLGSRGTQAKLTRRNWLRLFKQPSVCAVIVTHLCTASTFFTLLSWLPTFFKDTFPDAKGWVFNVIPWFVAIPSSLFSGCLSDHLISQGFDTASVRKLMQFFSMGVSSVFTLFLCGTTTFPTAVAFVSATMGLTTFSHSGVSVNVQDLAPSCAGALFGVMNTCGAFSGVIMVYLSGYLIEATGSWSSVFLLITVVNILGLSIFLAFAEARRVDIEGAKGRYHNMNI from the exons ATGGCAATTCTACAAAAACATGGGAAGAACTCAAGTCCAGACTTGGCAAGCCTTAAAGAAAACCCTGCCGATAATTTTGGGGCAGCAGGATGTCAGAAGAAGTGGGCAGAGTCAAGTTCACATTGGCCGAG gccggTAGCACGGGTATGgacggtggtgctgctgctgggcacGTGCCTGCTCTACTGCGCCCGCGTCGCCATGCCGATCTGTGCCGTCACCATGGCGGAGAAGTTCCAGTGGACCAAGCGGGAGTCGGGCATGGTGCTGGGCAGCTTCTTCTGGGGCTACTGCTTCACACAGGTCATCGGCGGATACATGAGCGACCG ggtgggTGGTGAGAAGGTGATGCTGTTGTCTGCGGCTGCGTGGGGGGCCATGACGGCCTTCACCCCCATACTGGCCCACTTCTGCTCCCAGCCCATCGTCTCCATGACGCTGGCACGCTTCCTCATGGGCCTGCTGCAAG GAGTACACTACCCCTCCTTGGCCAGCCTGTGTTCCCAGAAGGTGGTGGACAGCGAGAGGGGTTTCCTTATGAGCACCGTCGGCAGCGGATCATACCTcgg GACGCTGGTGATTGGTGGCGCTGGTTCCCTCATGTTGGACCTGTATGGCTGGGAGAGCGTGTTCTACGTGGCCGGCCTTCTCTCGGTGCTGtgggcctactgtatgtggaaaTACCTACTCAAAGGAGAGG GTCCCATCATCACTCTGGAGTCTTTGGGCAGCAGAGGTACTCAGGCCAAACTGACCCGCAGGAACTGGTTACGCCTTTTCAAACAGCCTTCAGTCTG TGCGGTCATCGTCACACACCTCTGCACTGCGAGCACTTTCTTCACCCTGCTGTCCTGGCTGCCCACCTTCTTCAAGGACACCTTTCCGGATGCCAAG GGCTGGGTGTTTAATGTGATCCCCTGGTTCGTGGCCATCCCCTCCTCACTCTTCAGCGGCTGCCTCTCAGACCACCTCATTAgccaag GATTTGACACTGCCTCAGTCAGGAAACTGATGCAG TTCTTCTCCATGGGTGTGTCGAGTGTGTTCACGCTGTTCCTGTGCGGCACCACCACGTTCCCCACTGCAGTGGCCTTCGTATCCGCCACCATGGGCCTCACCACCTTCAGCCATAG TGGGGTTTCTGTGAACGTTCAAGATCTGGCCCCGTCCTGTGCTGGAGCTCTCTTTG gcGTGATGAATACCTGTGGTGCATTTTCAG GTGTGATCATGGTGTATCTGTCAGGCTACCTGATCGAGGCGACGGGCTCGTGGTCATCGGTGTTCCTCCTCATCACCGTGGTGAACATCCTGGGACTCTCCATATTCCTGGCCTTCGCCGAGGCACGACGCGTCGACATTGAGGGCGCCAAGGGACGCTACCACAACATGAACATCTGA
- the LOC134457345 gene encoding epidermal retinol dehydrogenase 2-like, which translates to MNFLLETLQLIVLTVYYSLEAIASFFIPAKKKDVTGEIVLITGAGSGIGRLMALEFARMDVVLVLWDINQEGVKETARVCKEEGAKRVHYYLCDCSDKSEVYTVANQVKREVGDVSILINNAGIVIGKKFMDAPDDLIEKTIEINTMAHFWTYKAFLPAMVDNNHGHLISVSSSAGLIGVNGLADYCASKFAAVGFAESVALELFATGKEGVKTTIVCPYLIKTGMFDGCGTKWPTFLPILDPEYVAKKVVDAILTNQTWLLMPKTMFLMMALKSLLPPKQSVILGKYFGAFNFMDTFQGRQKKQE; encoded by the coding sequence ATGAACTTCTTGCTCGAGACTCTGCAGCTAATAGTCTTGACTGTGTATTACAGTCTTGAGGCTATCGCTTCCTTCTTTATACCCGCAAAAAAGAAAGACGTGACTGGTGAAATTGTCCTCATCACTGGGGCAGGCAGTGGAATTGGGAGACTAATGGCCTTGGAGTTCGCCAGGATGGACGTCGTCCTTGTTTTGTGGGATATCAACCAAGAAGGGGTGAAGGAAACTGCCCGTGTGTGCAAAGAGGAAGGAGCCAAACGCGTTCATTACTACCTTTGTGACTGCAGCGACAAAAGTGAGGTGTACACAGTTGCAAATCAGGTGAAACGAGAGGTTGGAGATGTCAGCATTCTCATCAATAATGCTGGAATTGTAATTGGAAAGAAATTTATGGATGCCCCAGATGACCTTATCGAGAAGACCATTGAGATAAACACCATGGCACACTTTTGGACTTACAAAGCATTTCTTCCAGCAATGGTGGACAACAACCATGGACATTTGATAAGCGTATCCAGTTCTGCCGGGTTGATAGGTGTAAATGGGCTTGCCGATTACTGTGCGAGCAAATTTGCTGCTGTTGGCTTTGCAGAGTCTGTTGCTCTGGAATTATTCGCCACAGGCAAAGAAGGGGTGAAGACTACAATCGTGTGCCCTTACCTCATAAAGACAGGCATGTTTGATGGGTGCGGTACCAAGTGGCCCACCTTCCTTCCAATTCTGGATCCAGAGTATGTGGCCAAGAAAGTTGTGGATGCCATTTTAACAAATCAAACTTGGCTCTTGATGCCAAAGACTATGTTTCTTATGATGGCATTAAAAAGCCTTTTACCTCCCAAGCAAAGTGTCATCTTGGGAAAGTACTTTGGTGCATTTAATTTCATGGACACATTCCAAGGACGCCAGAAGAAACAGGAGTGA